CCCAACCAAAACTTCTGACTTGGGCATTTCCACGCTCTTGACATTGCCTCAGGACTGGTTGACTCATATGATTTTCATTATGACCCTTTAAATTTGCCCAATACACAATGGCTAACTGTTCTCTTCTAAGATGAAGAGGCATTTCTCCCATCTCCACCTGGACAGCTGGCACTGGAGTAGTTTTAACAGCACCACAGCATAACCTTAATGCTTGATTTTGGATCACATCCAGCTTATTCCACAGTGTTTTGGCTGCAGACCCATATATTATAATTCCATAGTCAAGCACAGAcataatcaaacctgtataaattGTTCTTAAAGCATGTCTGCTTGCTCCCCACTCCACTCCGCATAGACATCTCATTACATTTATTACTTTCTTGCATTTATCAATCATTTTTTGTATATGCACTGCCCACGTTAATCTTTGGTCAAACCATAAGCCCAGGTATTTAAAGGAGTCAACCCTTTCCAATTCATTAGCAGAGAGATTCACTTTTATATCCTTAGCCATTTTCTTTCTTGAGAAAACCATTATTTTAGTTTTGTCAATAGAGATCCTAAAACCCCATCTATTGGACCATTTATTCACTACATCAACTGCTTGCTGTATCTTACTCACCACAAATTCAATATTTCTCCCTCTTTTCCATAAAgcaccatcatctgcaaacaatgCTACATCCACAAAATTCTCTACTTCcttaaaaatgtcatttatcaTAATGGAGAACAATAAAGGACTGATAATGCTCCCTTGTGGGATACCATTTTCTACCTGATACCGCTCACTTGTCACTCCGTTAATCCTCACCATTATTGTTCTATCTGATAAGAATTCCTTAACCCATGTAAAAACTCTTCCCTTGACTCCCATATGATTTAATTTAATCAAAAGGCCCTCCTTCCACATCACGTCATACGCCTTCTCAATATCAAAAAAGACAGCCACAACTGATTCCTTATTCACATGGGCTCTTCTTATGGTATCCTCTAAATATACTAAAGGATCCATGGTGCCTCTGCCTCTTCTAAAACCACTTTGATAATTTTCTATCAGTCCTTTAGCCTCAACTGTATATATTAACCTGTCATTTATTATTCTTTTCATTGTTTTCCccatccccgcaaattcaggcggtgttgcaattatatccaatcaccgcaactttcccacaaatttgaccaatcgttggcgttgtcttgaggtgacgtcgacaaactaccttccaccttccgtgtatacgttcaagagaagcagcatgtgcgaggcagtgtttatataggcttaaattctgttactgaaagtgtgttatgtttacagtgaaggactgtgtgcactttatattatttttttacttaatacaagaaattaatggatgccaacatttttaccaaaatggtattttattttccattgtttaggcagcttcagcatcatactgagattctgttcaaattgttttttttcttctatgaagcctgagccatttattttattagtttataattattgtttaatttagtcttcaggagagactgcctgcacacagtacgagtattaataggttttttttttcttacatgaaagctgaggcatttatattatattttaaggcaacttcatgttgtgctgtgaggttctatgcactttaacttttgaaccaacaggtgcatttggataagtaaagcctatttttctgcatttttgtagtcctagtaatcttttatattggtaaagatgtttataggaccatttctcagtgtctttgttttaatcaatagtttttcagtaataacttagtatttaacatatcactcaattttaatcacaaaaagagaaaatcgcaacaatttctcacaactttcacttcctcccgcaatgtaatcgcgacaaaaacctaaaaaacacccgcaactttcatcgcaattttttggacgcCCCCCCAGtccaagacatgcagttaggttaactggctactctaaactgctcATATGTGTGAGTGCAcaaaaaggaactggccaccctactggtgcaattctggccaagtcaaccaaacatggtttgcctcaagcccaACTCGGGTTCGGCAGTGACAACGACGACATTTACAAAATAACGTGAAAGACCATTAACGTCCCCATAATGCGTAATTTTTCCTCTTAAGGATACTCTGCCTTCTGACTGAATATGTAAGGAAAACACAGTTATAACACAGGAATAACCAACCACATTGTTACAGAAAAATAATACATGCTTGAGGGCAGTGCATCACAACTCCAAGGTTGCAGGTTTGAGCCTGATTATGGGTCTGGATACCGCTTtgttctctggtttcttcccacctcccaaaCCCTTCCCAGTAGGTGGACTGGATCGGAGAAATTGAACTTGGGTGTAAATTTGTGTGAACGTTATCCTGCATGTTAGCCTACATCATTGGCTTCTGCTGTGTGTCACCAGAAGTGAGCTCATTGTGCTGAGTTATgttcaagatttaaaaaaaaaaaaatcaggttatTTGTGTTGTATAAAGATTCTGTAGCTTCTGCTCTTGATATTTTCACAGAGTAGCTTATAGCATATTTACAAGCACAAGAGTACAGTATCTTGCTGATATGCAACCCTAATTATGGTCTTTGAATATGTTACTGAGTACCCTCTTCTGTACTAAAAGTATACTCACATTCAATACATAAGAATAACTGTCCTGTATTTTATAAATAAATGCACACACACTGCTCCTTTTTATTGTGAAACTGAAAAAAGTATACAATTAGAAAGATTATATTAAATCAGGATTTTCCATTTGGAATATTTGCCATGACATGTGATTTATGAATTAATTCCTTCTTATGTGTTTAGCTGTTGAAATGCCATTTTGACTTCATTACTGATTCTCCTTAAACATACTGAGGACCCGAGCTCCATCTGATGGGGTGGTTATGTAAAATGTTGGGCATCCACTATATTGCTCCTGTTAAGGAAAAATAGGTGGTCACTTAAAAAACAAGACAAGTGGCATTGTAAATGCAATCAGAATGGTCATATACAGTACCTTTATATGCTTCATAGTTCTCTCAGCAGCATCAGACTGAAGCAATGAAACTGTACAACCACCAAACCCTCCGCCTGTCATACGACTCCCAAAGACTCCGTCAACCTCCATTGCTGCAGTTACCAGCACATCCAGCTCTGGACAGCTCACCTCATAAAGGTCTCTGGAAAGAGATATGATTATTTTAATTCATACAGTACTGTTGAGTAGAAGACTTGACAGTTTAGCCATTatttcaaatgtgttttcttcagtatttacaaactcatctcatctcatcatctctagccgctttatccttctacagggtcgcaggcaagctggagcctatcccagctgactatgggcgaaaggtggggtacaccctggacaagtcgccaggtcatcacagggctgacacagacaaccattcacacctacggtcaatttagagtcaccagttaacctaacctgcatgtctttggactgtgggggaaaccggagcacccggaggaaacccacgcggacacggggagaacatgcaaactccgcacagaaaggccctcgccggccccggggctcgaacccaggaccttcttgctgtgaggcgacagcgctaaccactacaccaccgtgccgccctatttacaaactgaattttaaaaatatttcagcCATTTTCCTACCAAATAGAAACATGGCTTGTTATAGTTAAGGTAGGAAAGTATTTCTTTATTGAATAAAATATTAGAGGACAAACTTCTTGTATATTGCTTAAAACAGAATTGTCATGTTTCTAAGTTGACTTCACTTCCACTGTTTTGCAGTTAAAATTCTTCTGTATGTAATGTACATTACCTGAGGGAATTGTGGCTCTCCACCATTAGCTTTCCAAACTCTTGATAAGCTCCTCTTTTAAGAGCCTCAGCTGCCTTTGTTGTACGCTCAATCTCTTCAATCACATGACATACTCGTCTATACGTTACACTGTCCAATTGGTCTTTGGCATCTACAAAAGAGCAAATGGGTGGATAACTTTATCTGAAATGACAGTCCTACACGGTCAACTGAAACCAGGCTTGTGGAGAAAATGTATGCTTCTCTGGCACGTTCAATAATTCTTACCCTCCAGATCTTGCAATGTGGCATGTCTTAGACTGCTCTTGCCCATAATGGCTGCTGCCTCCTCACACTGTTTTCGTCTGCTAGGATACTCACTTCCTGTCAGTGCATGCTTCACATTGGAATTTGTGATAAGGATGACCAGACCAGGATCAGCCAGGGGAACAGCAGTGGCTTCCAATGATCTGAGATGGATCACAAACAGCGCATTTACCAAAAAAGCCACTGGGATTCAAATACTACTATATAGTGAATATCTCCCATTTTGCTGTTTTAACTGAAAGAGAGAATAGCATCTGGACAATCTACCTGCAGTCAATAAGCAACGCATGGCCCTCTTTGCCAAGCACTGAAATAAACTGGTCCATAATACCACAGGGTACTCCAGCATGAGTATGTTCTGCCTTCTGGCATGCTAGTGCCTTTGCTACTTTATCCCCATCATCTGTTGGAGAAGACAATTATTTTTGCATTCATTCATCAATCTTCAAGCAGCTAAACTATCATCTGCATTACATTCAAACTATAAAACCTCAAACTTAGCTGGTGTCACTGAATGAAACTCTACGATGGTGCATATTAACTTGAGATTAATGACTGGTGTGTGTggtcacagggcggcacggtggtgtagttgttagcactgttgcctcacagcaagaaggtcctgggttcgagcccagcggccaatgagggcctttctgtgtggagtttgcatgttctccccatgtctgcatgggtttcctccgggtgctccggtttcccccacagtccaaagacatgcaggttaggttaactggtggctctaaattaaccgtaggtgtgaatggtagtttgtctcggtgtgtcagccctgtaataacctggagacttgtccagggtgtaccccgcctctcgcccatagtcagctaggataggctccaacttgcctgcaaccctgtagaataggataagcggctacagataatggatggatggatggatggatggtgtgcgGTCATCCAGAACACCAATTATTTCAAATCAAACCCACATAATTTCTTCTTACCTGGACACAGCTGCTGGAGGAAGGTGTACACTGCCACTTCAAGAGAAGCTGAGCTGGACAGTCCACCCCCCAGTGGCACACTGCTGGCAATTACAGCTTTAAATGCAGGCAGGGGCTGAGCTGTGCACAAACCCAACCACATGATCAGCTTCTTTTAGTTTTGCAATCTGTTTCATAGAAGACTTAACTTTTTTTGTCAGGAAATGCAGTCATACATGCTCAGATTTAGTCTGTTAGTTACAAACTTAAAAATATGATATTATGTGGAAACTGTAATGCAAGTGTCAAAGCTGAGCTAATAAAAGGCATCTACAATAAAATCAGTGAATTATGCCTCACCAATTCCTTGTTGCATGATTGCTTTTGCAGCGTTTGATATCAAATTAGCAACACAATGAAGTTTGTGAAAGTTCTGAAGAATCTGTAAGGATACCTCTGTAGTGTTGCACCACGCCTTTAACATAATTAGCCCAGACAGGTTGTCCTCCTGTCAAAGGTGTGCTGTCTGTTGGTAGATTAAAGTCCACTCTCTTTGGCTCATCTGCAGATTCTGCAACAGTTATAACAGAACAGCTCTGGCCGGCGGTGCTGCTGCCCACCATGACTGTCACCAAATGCAAAGCCTGTGATCATTTTTGAACAACTATAAGATTAGATGTGATCCTGACATTATTCGAGCTAAACAAGGTAGCAATAAGTAATAACTCAAGTCTTTTAAAATGCATTAAAAGTGTCTGAAGGACGTGTGTTGGTACTGGTTGGTCGCATGCATACATGCCCAAGAGCATGGCTTGATTCTGCTGTGCAACTACTTTTGTTTGGCTTGTGCAATTTTTTGTTTAATGATAAAGCACAACTAAGTCATTATAGTTTAGAACAAATTTTATAGTCATCCCAACATTATCCAGCCTTACACCCAAGTAATATTACTGATAGTCTGAAATCACCATTGGCAGAACAAATCCTTGATTATAATCGGTGTGCTCTCCGATTAGATTGACGCGGCCCGGAGCGCAAACCGCCACTCGGGGATCTTCAGCGAAGTTCTCGCGATAAACACGGCGCGCCTCCGCCACTAAAGCCCCGACATCCAACACTGGGTTCCTTCCGGTCATGGTGATGACTTAACCGGCTGCACTTCGTTATGACGACAAACTCACGTCCAAAACGAACTTGTTAACAACGGAGAGAAAGCCAAGGGTTTACGATTAACATGGGTTTAACCAAAAACATCTACAACAAGCCACGTCAGTCACTTTTGACTGAGGATGCGGTCACGCGCCGATCAGAAGTCAATACTTCCTGTCTTTCAGTGATTGGTGTAGAAAGATCACGTGATgtttaataaacaaataaaccaaaaaaaaaaaaacaacaaaccgcGTTCTCTTTTCCCGCATTGtatgtaaaagaaaatgtcaaacacctgcttctagattgtatcaaatatcaaactttcatcataaaattattaaaaaagagaaataaacaattagaaattaatattaaaaattgacttttacataaagaattttatgatgacataagtttattattgaaaaataaataaaaatttaattataaaaaaagaaaCTCATATTTAatgtgggcggtacggtggtgtagtggttagcgctgtcacctcacagcaagaaggtccgggttcgagccccgtggccggcgagggcctttctgtgcggagtttgcatgttctccccgtgtctgcgtgggtttcttccgggtgctctggtttcccccacagtccaaagacatgcaggttaggttaactggtgactctaaattgaccgtaggtgtgaatgtgagtgtgaatggttgtctgtgtctatgtgtcagccctgtgatgacctggcgacttgtccaggatgtaccctgcctttcgcccgtagtcagctgggataggctccagcttgcctgcgaccctgtagaacaggataaagcggctagagataatgtgtgtgtgtggtcacaaTATGTGAACCTTATAGGACACCAAATCACTTTGAGGGGGAGTGTCCCTAAAAGAAGCTCAAGCCcacgttgtctcatctcatctcattatctgtagccgctttatcccgttctacagggtcgcaggcaagctggagcctatcccagctgactacgggtgaaaggcggggtacaccctggacaagtcgccaggtcatcacagggctgacacatagacacagacaaccattcacacctacggtcaatttagagtcactagttaaccctaacctgcatgtctttggactgtgggggaaaccggagcacccggaggaaacccacgcggacacggggagaacatgcaaactccacacagaaaggccctcgccggccacggggctcgaacccggatcttcttgctgtgaggcgacagcgctaaccactacaccaccatgccgcccagcccACGTTGTATGGCAGAATATATAATAATATGTTGCTTAAAAGCACCTTTTAGGCTATTTCAGTTTAATACaaagatcagccataacattaaatccACGGACAGGTGAAGTGATGATCTCGTTATAATGGCACCTGACTTGGGatgggatatattaagcagcaagtgaacagtcagtcctTGAAATTGATGTACTAGAAGTaggaaaaaatgggcaagcgtaaggatctgagtgattctgacaagggccaaattgtgatggcgtagacaactgggtcagagcatctccaaacagCAGatgttgtggggtgttcctggtatgcagaggttaatacctaccaaaagtggtccaaggaaggacaaccggtgaaccagcaacagggtcatgggtggtgAAGGCTCACTGATGCACAGTAGGAATGAAGGCCAGCCCGTCTGGCCCGATCCCACAGAAGACCTACGGTagaacaaattgctgaaaaagttaatgcaaaTGATGAAAGAACAGCATCAGAACgcacagtgcatcacagcttgctactaacatcttggtgccagacaccacagcacaccttctgaGATTTTGTGGAGTCCATGTTTCAATGGGCCAGTGATTGTTGACTTATCAGTGATTCATGATCGTTACGTAAATAATCTCAAAGGTGATGAGTTTGTGTTATGTTCTACCACTGTGATTAATTTCTTTGTGATGAATTAAGTTCAGTACAGCAGGCAAGTGTTTATTTCATCAGAATTAAAAACAGCAATAAGATCAGAAGGAAATTCATTCAAAAAGCTGTTGTTGGAGAAACTATTTTTGAAGAAACTTAAAACCATGTAAACTTCAATAAGTAGGTAATGATTGTTTGAAGGAGATTCTGTACTTTTCCTTTCATTTTGCTTAATACTTATTGTGTTGCACatatttttcatcttcattaatTTTACTTGAATAAGATGTAggagagggcggcatggtggtgtagtggttagcgctgtcgcctcacagcaagaaggtcctgggttcgagccccatggccggcgagggcctttctgtgcggagtttgcatgttctccccgtgtctgtgtgggtttcctccgggtgctccggtttcccccacagtccaaagacatgcaggttaggttaactggtgactctaaattgaccgtaggtgtgaatggttgtctgtgtctatgtgtcagccctgtgatgacctggcgacttgtccagggtgtaccccgccttttgcccgtagtcaactgggataggctccagcttgcctgcaaccctgtagaaggataaagcggctagagataatgagatgagatgagaagatgtagGAGAAGTTCAACAACTATGCCACAGAGGAGAGAATAATAATCCGATCATTAGATCTCAACTTTTCTTGGCAGGTAGGGTGAAGAATGCCCACCTACTTTCagtctattctctctctcactcacacacaccaaaaTAATTACTCTTTTTACATGGATTTAAAATAATTAAGCTGGTTTAAAATGGAAACTggctcaaaagaaaaaaaaaaacatacacataaaaaatacat
Above is a genomic segment from Neoarius graeffei isolate fNeoGra1 chromosome 14, fNeoGra1.pri, whole genome shotgun sequence containing:
- the galk1 gene encoding galactokinase — protein: MTGRNPVLDVGALVAEARRVYRENFAEDPRVAVCAPGRVNLIGEHTDYNQGFVLPMALHLVTVMVGSSTAGQSCSVITVAESADEPKRVDFNLPTDSTPLTGGQPVWANYVKGVVQHYRAQPLPAFKAVIASSVPLGGGLSSSASLEVAVYTFLQQLCPDDGDKVAKALACQKAEHTHAGVPCGIMDQFISVLGKEGHALLIDCRSLEATAVPLADPGLVILITNSNVKHALTGSEYPSRRKQCEEAAAIMGKSSLRHATLQDLEDAKDQLDSVTYRRVCHVIEEIERTTKAAEALKRGAYQEFGKLMVESHNSLRDLYEVSCPELDVLVTAAMEVDGVFGSRMTGGGFGGCTVSLLQSDAAERTMKHIKEQYSGCPTFYITTPSDGARVLSMFKENQ